One segment of Eretmochelys imbricata isolate rEreImb1 chromosome 5, rEreImb1.hap1, whole genome shotgun sequence DNA contains the following:
- the F2RL2 gene encoding proteinase-activated receptor 3: MKTLVLIITGLLSLSSSLQQRDSKHGENSSTSQDVPDIKTFHGMPQGTYDYIPPSDIEGWTKTVHNKERKCSSGKSNGSILKVSNTTMEYLSSSLSTKLVPATYILVVLLGVPSNAITLWMLFFRIRSVCTAIFYTNLAISDFLFCIILPFKIAYHLNGNNWIFGEIMCRTTTAVFYGNMYCSILLLMCISISRYVAIVHPFTYKSLPKRTYATLVCGIVWTIVFLYMLPFCIMKQSYYLEQLNIFTCHDVHNACETLSPFQFYYFISLAIFGFVIPLTIIIFCYISIIQTLNTYDQKWFWYVKISLLILMIFAICFTPSNIILIVHHVNYYYNKTDGLYFFYLIALSLSSLNSCLDPFLYYLTSKIREQSNVYLTMVKISREE; this comes from the coding sequence aTTCTAAACATGGTGAGAACAGCTCCACAAGTCAAGATGTGCCTGATATTAAGACCTTTCATGGAATGCCACAAGGGACTTACGATTATATTCCCCCTTCTGATATAGAAGGCTGGACAAAGACTGTTCATAACAAAGAACGCAAATGCTCTTCAGGGAAGTCAAATGGCTCAATTCTGAAAGTTAGCAATACCACAATGGAGTACCTTAGTAGTTCTTTGAGCACTAAACTAGTACCTGCAACATATATTCTTGTAGTTTTATTAGGTGTGCCATCAAATGCCATCACTCTGTGGATGCTGTTTTTCAGAATCAGATCTGTTTGTACTGCCATCTTCTATACAAATTTAGCCATATCAGATTTTCTATTCTGTATCATACTGCCATTCAAGATAGCATACCATCTCAATGGAAACAACTGGATATTTGGAGAAATAATGTGCCGAACTACGACTGCCGTTTTCTATGGCAATATGTATTGCTCCATTCTACTCCTCATGTGCATCAGCATCAGTCGTTATGTGGCTATTGTTCATCCGTTCACCTACAAAAGTCTACCAAAGCGTACCTATGCAACACTAGTATGTGGCATTGTGTGGACAATTGTTTTCCTGTACATGCTGCCATTCTGCATAATGAAGCAAAGCTACTACTTGGAACAATTAAATATCTTTACCTGCCACGATGTACATAATGCCTGTGAAACTTTATCACCATTCCAATTCTACTACTTCATCTCTTTAGCAATCTTTGGATTTGTAATACCACtgactattattattttttgttacatcTCAATTATTCAAACACTCAATACTTATGACCAGAAGTGGTTTTGGTATGTTAAAATAAGTCTCTTGATCCTTATGATTTTTGCCATTTGCTTCACACCAAGTAACATCATACTTATTGTCCATCATGTTAATTACTACTACAACAAAACAGATGGCTTGTATTTTTTCTATCTTATTGCTTTGTCTCTAAGCAGTTTAAACAGTTGCCTTGATCCATTCCTTTACTATCTGACATCCAAAATCAGAGAGCAATCCAATGTTTATCTCACAATGGTTAAAATATCCAGAGAAGAATGA